One Megamonas hypermegale genomic window carries:
- a CDS encoding pseudouridine synthase, with protein MEERLQKFLARAGVASRRNAEKLILEGKVRVNGIVVKELGTKINPIKDKVFYEGKRLKPEDKKVYYILNKPKGYISSVKDENGRKTIVDILSDVKERIFPIGRLDYNTEGLILLTNDGDFMNKLLHPKYEIEKTYVAKIDGIINLDDLHKLADGVKLEDGKTAPADVYLDSVDKQTKTSRVEITIHEGRNRQVRRMFKALGYEVKALKRIAFAGLTLNRLKRGEYRPLTERELLKLRKLMGDK; from the coding sequence TTGGAGGAAAGATTACAAAAGTTTTTGGCTCGTGCAGGTGTGGCTTCACGTCGCAATGCAGAGAAATTAATTCTTGAAGGTAAAGTTCGTGTTAATGGTATTGTTGTTAAGGAATTAGGGACTAAAATTAACCCTATTAAAGATAAAGTTTTCTATGAAGGAAAAAGATTAAAACCAGAAGATAAAAAGGTTTATTATATATTGAATAAACCAAAAGGATATATTTCCAGCGTAAAAGATGAAAATGGCAGAAAGACAATCGTGGATATCTTATCTGATGTAAAAGAAAGAATTTTTCCGATTGGTAGATTAGATTACAATACTGAAGGTTTAATTTTACTCACAAATGATGGCGATTTCATGAATAAATTGTTACACCCTAAGTATGAAATTGAAAAAACATATGTTGCAAAGATAGATGGTATCATCAATTTAGATGATTTGCATAAATTGGCTGATGGTGTGAAATTAGAAGATGGCAAGACAGCACCAGCAGATGTTTATTTAGATTCTGTTGATAAGCAGACGAAGACTTCACGCGTGGAAATCACTATTCATGAAGGCAGAAATCGTCAAGTACGCCGTATGTTTAAGGCACTTGGTTATGAAGTTAAGGCATTAAAACGCATTGCTTTTGCAGGTCTCACACTGAATAGATTGAAGCGTGGAGAATATCGTCCGCTTACAGAAAGGGAATTGTTGAAGCTGCGTAAATTAATGGGAGATAAATAA